One Candidatus Desulfatibia profunda DNA window includes the following coding sequences:
- a CDS encoding DoxX family membrane protein: MPFGASAIKGIFFSIWPYRLVRILLAVIFLWSGIAKLIDSKSFAVIIQAYGLIPESWVMPAAVFLPALEIIAALGLLMDIEGSLAVVLGLLILFMAILGYGIWMGLDVDCGCFGPEDPEAKAYHGLRPALYRDMAMMAGVLYLYFWRFSRSFMPVRLRVLFKTN; encoded by the coding sequence ATGCCTTTCGGTGCTTCTGCAATAAAAGGGATCTTTTTTTCCATCTGGCCCTACCGGCTGGTCCGAATCCTTCTTGCAGTGATTTTTTTGTGGTCCGGCATCGCCAAGCTGATAGACTCCAAATCCTTTGCGGTGATTATTCAAGCATATGGTTTGATTCCGGAAAGCTGGGTGATGCCGGCAGCCGTTTTTTTGCCGGCGCTGGAAATCATAGCGGCTCTTGGACTTCTAATGGATATTGAGGGGAGTCTGGCGGTTGTGTTGGGACTGCTGATCTTGTTCATGGCCATTCTGGGGTACGGTATCTGGATGGGGCTTGACGTGGATTGCGGCTGTTTTGGCCCCGAGGATCCTGAAGCCAAAGCGTATCACGGGCTGCGGCCCGCGCTTTACCGGGACATGGCGATGATGGCCGGGGTCTTGTACTTGTATTTCTGGCGTTTTAGCCGGTCCTTTATGCCGGTCCGGCTGCGAGTTTTGTTTAAAACCAACTAG